A stretch of Mucilaginibacter terrae DNA encodes these proteins:
- a CDS encoding YwbE family protein, which produces MNGQNRKDIYPGLLVDIILKKDQRSGELTRGVVKNLLTSAAYHSRGIKVRLEDGQVGRVAYIIDEED; this is translated from the coding sequence ATGAACGGACAAAACCGAAAAGATATTTACCCCGGCCTGCTGGTTGATATAATTTTGAAAAAAGATCAGCGCAGCGGCGAGCTTACCCGTGGGGTAGTAAAAAACCTGCTTACCAGCGCAGCCTATCACTCGCGAGGTATAAAAGTACGTTTAGAGGATGGGCAGGTTGGCCGGGTAGCATATATTATTGACGAAGAAGATTAA
- a CDS encoding DUF1345 domain-containing protein: MPESINSKPKNLAFHFDAHYRLIMAIIISAIVAFAVQSSFPGTETILLTWISFAISLIIPEWITILSAHPREVRKYASIQDSSRTFIFLFVLIGAMISLLSIIFLMRSPKSATESQVLGHIALTMGSVIVSWWLVHTVFTLRYAHLFYDTHNDQGQQIPAGGLNFPEEKEPDYLDFVYFSFNLGVAFQVSDVAITSRKMRRLVWIHSLIAFVFNTAIVALSINITSELLSTK; encoded by the coding sequence ATGCCCGAAAGTATCAATAGCAAACCCAAAAACTTAGCCTTTCACTTTGATGCACATTATCGCCTTATAATGGCTATAATCATCAGTGCTATTGTGGCTTTCGCTGTTCAATCCTCATTTCCCGGTACCGAAACCATACTGCTTACCTGGATAAGTTTCGCCATAAGCCTCATCATTCCCGAATGGATAACCATACTTAGCGCCCACCCGCGCGAGGTACGTAAATACGCTTCTATCCAGGATTCGAGCCGTACATTTATTTTCCTTTTTGTACTTATAGGGGCCATGATCAGCTTGCTATCGATCATATTTTTAATGCGCTCTCCTAAAAGCGCGACAGAATCACAAGTGCTGGGACATATAGCGTTAACCATGGGTTCGGTTATCGTATCGTGGTGGCTGGTACATACTGTATTTACCCTACGCTACGCCCATTTATTTTACGACACCCATAACGACCAGGGACAACAAATCCCTGCCGGTGGTTTAAACTTCCCCGAAGAAAAAGAGCCCGATTATCTCGACTTCGTATACTTTTCCTTTAACCTGGGCGTGGCATTCCAGGTATCTGATGTGGCCATCACCTCCCGCAAAATGAGGCGCTTGGTGTGGATACACAGTTTAATAGCATTTGTATTTAATACGGCAATAGTGGCCTTGAGTATTAATATTACTTCCGAATTATTGTCAACCAAGTAA
- a CDS encoding response regulator, giving the protein MMPKRILVLDDNKDLLDMVNEVLSYENFHVHATSTSDDIIQVAQKYNPDLVILDYHLSAGSSDDICRQLKADEQLGNVPVIIFSAYINRNSNYTAYNCEAVIAKPFNLAELVDKVTALTAQN; this is encoded by the coding sequence ATGATGCCGAAACGCATACTGGTGCTTGATGATAACAAAGACCTGCTCGATATGGTAAACGAAGTGCTGTCGTATGAAAATTTCCATGTACATGCCACTTCCACAAGCGATGATATTATACAGGTTGCACAAAAATACAATCCCGATCTGGTAATACTCGATTATCATTTAAGTGCAGGAAGCAGCGATGATATCTGCAGGCAGCTTAAAGCCGATGAGCAATTGGGGAATGTTCCGGTGATCATTTTTTCAGCTTATATTAACCGCAATAGCAATTATACTGCTTATAACTGCGAAGCTGTAATTGCCAAACCCTTTAACCTTGCCGAACTGGTTGACAAGGTAACTGCCCTCACTGCACAAAATTAA
- a CDS encoding response regulator, producing the protein MAKRIMIIDEDVVELNRLSLLLGCKGYDVCPLHRSYKVFSEISKCHPDLILIDSMLTEMDSMVVSRALKAIDTVKDIPLLLISGKNYNNYTYPFKSQETKEPVVATGINALIKDIELKLAS; encoded by the coding sequence ATGGCTAAGCGAATAATGATAATTGATGAAGATGTAGTTGAATTAAACAGGCTATCGCTTTTGCTTGGCTGCAAAGGATATGATGTTTGTCCCCTGCACCGTTCTTACAAAGTTTTCAGCGAAATATCTAAATGCCATCCAGATTTGATTTTGATAGACAGCATGCTTACGGAGATGGACAGTATGGTGGTGAGCAGGGCGCTTAAAGCCATTGATACAGTTAAAGACATTCCATTACTGCTTATATCAGGCAAAAATTATAACAATTATACTTACCCCTTTAAAAGTCAGGAAACTAAAGAGCCGGTTGTGGCTACTGGTATAAATGCTTTAATTAAAGATATTGAATTAAAGTTAGCCAGTTAA
- a CDS encoding PspC domain-containing protein — protein sequence MIQKILTFFERYSFGVCTYLGERFNVSIAKIRLFFIYSSFLAVGFPLFFYFFAGIVLDVRHYIKRIRARAMDWKS from the coding sequence ATGATACAAAAGATCTTAACCTTTTTTGAACGTTACTCGTTTGGGGTATGTACTTATTTAGGCGAACGTTTCAATGTATCGATTGCCAAAATAAGACTGTTTTTTATATACTCTTCTTTTCTGGCGGTAGGTTTTCCCTTATTTTTCTACTTTTTTGCAGGTATAGTGCTTGATGTAAGGCACTATATAAAACGCATACGTGCCCGCGCTATGGACTGGAAAAGTTAA
- a CDS encoding DUF2851 family protein → MLFTEDFLHYLWKFKLFDMNGIQTTEGEMIEILSAGIHNFNSGADFQNARLRIGDTEWAGNVEIHLASSDWHKHHHTHDKAYNNVILHVVYQHDEDIAGMDGKPLPTLQLHNRIPADLYLRYHNLAYGKQQIIPCEGSIGTVKSMAIQNWLTRVLVERLQKKSEAVIERLKLNKGDWEETFYQFLAANFGFKVNALPFELLAKSLPQNILAKNKHIPLQVEALIFGQAGFLQDDFTDEYPQKLKTEYAYLQKKYNLSPVEKHLWKFMRLRPQNFPTIRLAQFATLVLQANHLFSKILETTEVPQLRKLFGNIVVNDYWLNHYRFDAESKSSAKSFGDASVDLLLLNTVSVFLYSYGSYHQQQKYIDRSLELLENLPVEHNHIVDDFYDLGVKAKTAFESQALLELRNSYCNHKKCLQCGVGNEILKFNVS, encoded by the coding sequence ATGCTTTTTACCGAAGATTTTTTGCACTACTTATGGAAGTTTAAGCTGTTTGATATGAACGGGATTCAAACCACCGAGGGCGAAATGATCGAAATACTTTCGGCCGGTATTCATAACTTTAACTCCGGTGCCGATTTTCAGAACGCCCGGCTGCGTATTGGAGATACAGAGTGGGCCGGTAATGTAGAAATTCACCTGGCTTCGAGCGATTGGCATAAGCACCATCACACGCATGATAAAGCATACAATAACGTTATTTTACATGTAGTATACCAACATGATGAGGATATAGCAGGCATGGATGGCAAGCCTTTGCCAACCCTCCAACTGCACAACCGTATACCTGCCGACTTATACCTCCGCTATCATAACCTGGCTTATGGCAAGCAACAGATCATTCCTTGCGAGGGGAGTATTGGCACGGTAAAAAGCATGGCGATACAAAACTGGTTGACAAGGGTATTGGTTGAGCGTTTGCAAAAGAAATCGGAAGCAGTTATTGAGAGGCTAAAGCTAAACAAAGGCGATTGGGAGGAAACCTTTTACCAGTTTTTGGCGGCAAATTTTGGCTTTAAGGTGAATGCTTTGCCGTTTGAACTGCTGGCAAAATCGTTACCTCAAAATATTTTGGCAAAAAACAAACACATCCCTTTACAGGTAGAAGCCCTGATATTTGGGCAAGCCGGTTTTTTGCAGGACGATTTTACGGATGAATATCCTCAGAAATTGAAAACCGAATATGCGTATTTGCAAAAGAAGTATAACCTCAGCCCGGTTGAAAAACACTTATGGAAATTTATGCGTTTGCGTCCGCAAAATTTTCCTACCATACGGCTGGCACAATTCGCAACTTTGGTATTACAAGCTAATCACTTGTTTTCTAAAATATTAGAAACTACAGAAGTGCCTCAATTGCGCAAACTTTTTGGTAATATTGTGGTTAATGATTATTGGTTAAACCATTACCGGTTCGATGCCGAGTCGAAATCATCGGCCAAAAGTTTTGGTGATGCATCGGTAGATTTATTGTTACTAAACACAGTTTCGGTATTTTTGTATAGCTATGGCAGCTATCATCAGCAACAAAAATATATTGACAGGAGTTTAGAACTGCTTGAAAATTTACCTGTTGAACACAATCATATTGTGGATGATTTTTATGATCTGGGTGTTAAAGCCAAAACAGCTTTTGAATCGCAGGCATTATTGGAATTGAGGAATAGTTACTGTAACCATAAAAAGTGCTTACAGTGCGGGGTAGGAAACGAAATATTAAAATTTAACGTATCATGA
- a CDS encoding zinc-dependent metalloprotease: MNKFLLSMAFAAVTAGSFAQTRPDSTTRRTALPGGFAGATPQQRAQPRPYKSVITEKAVTRKGLFKTHKVDDKYFFEIGDSVLNREILVVSRISRAGAEVRAADGYAGDQIGSTIIKFEKGPNNRIFMRKISYRAYSADSTKAMYQAVQRSNIQAIAAAFNIAAFSPDSKGSVIDMTDYINGDNEVFFFSSPQGKQRIRLGTLVPDRSYIENVRSFSNNVEISTVKTYGLLAAASPFGRGATPAPAMGGGAANGSVTVELNTSLVILPKVPMKGRYFDPRVGYFTSNYTDFDLNPQGVKDVQLIARWRLEPKAADMAKYKRGELVEPKKQIVYYIDPATPKKWIPYLMAGVNDWQAAFEKAGFKNAIVGKIAPTAKQDSTWSLDDASHSVIVYKPSETENASGPHISDPRSGEILETHINWYHNVMKLVHDWYFIQTAAVDPRARKMTFDDKLMGDLIRFVSSHEVGHTLGLRHNYGSSSSVPVEKLRDKAYVEANGHTPSIMDYARFNYVAQPEDNITSKGLYPRIGDYDKWAIEWGYKYLGDKGPDAEKSELNKMIIESAKNRRLWFGTETNPDDPHSQNEDLSDNAMVASTYGIKNLQRIVVKLPEWTKETGEGYDDLENMYNQLTTQFGRYMGHVAKNIGGIYENPKSTDQAGAIYEYTPAATQREAMAFLDKQLFTTPTWMLNQQVLSNIGTNPLQVVYTRQDAVLNRLITPRTFNKLVAFEAVDGAKAYKVTDFMGDMQNIIFREVKSNQAIDVYRRNLQKLYVDKLINIVKPAPAPAAAQAVFTGRGAPARELEQTDAVSVAKAQLRSINSLIKSANNSDSMSAYHLQDLSERITEALNPKN, translated from the coding sequence ATGAACAAGTTTTTACTCAGCATGGCTTTTGCTGCTGTAACTGCGGGTAGTTTTGCACAAACTCGTCCCGACAGTACAACACGCCGCACGGCCCTCCCTGGTGGTTTTGCCGGCGCTACTCCTCAGCAGCGCGCCCAGCCCCGCCCTTACAAATCGGTAATTACCGAAAAGGCTGTTACCCGCAAAGGTTTGTTTAAAACCCATAAGGTTGACGACAAATACTTTTTTGAAATTGGCGACAGCGTGCTAAACCGCGAAATTTTAGTAGTTAGCCGCATATCACGCGCAGGTGCCGAGGTGCGTGCTGCAGACGGTTACGCCGGCGACCAGATTGGCAGCACCATTATTAAGTTTGAAAAGGGTCCTAACAACCGTATTTTCATGCGCAAAATTTCGTACCGCGCTTACAGTGCCGATAGCACCAAAGCCATGTACCAGGCCGTACAGCGTTCAAACATACAGGCTATTGCAGCAGCATTTAATATTGCCGCTTTCAGCCCCGATTCGAAAGGTTCGGTTATTGACATGACCGATTATATTAACGGCGATAACGAAGTATTTTTCTTCAGCTCGCCCCAAGGTAAACAACGCATCCGTTTAGGTACTCTTGTACCTGATCGCAGTTATATTGAAAATGTACGCAGTTTTTCGAACAACGTAGAGATCAGCACTGTTAAAACTTATGGTTTATTGGCTGCTGCCTCGCCATTTGGCCGTGGTGCAACACCAGCCCCTGCAATGGGCGGAGGCGCTGCCAATGGCTCGGTAACGGTTGAGCTGAATACCTCATTGGTTATTTTGCCTAAGGTGCCTATGAAGGGTCGTTACTTTGACCCTCGCGTGGGCTACTTTACCAGCAACTACACCGATTTTGACTTAAACCCTCAAGGTGTTAAAGACGTGCAGCTGATTGCCCGCTGGCGCCTGGAGCCCAAAGCTGCCGATATGGCCAAATACAAACGCGGCGAACTGGTTGAACCTAAAAAGCAAATTGTTTACTACATCGATCCGGCTACGCCTAAAAAGTGGATTCCTTACCTGATGGCCGGCGTTAATGATTGGCAAGCGGCTTTCGAAAAAGCAGGTTTTAAAAATGCTATAGTAGGTAAAATTGCTCCTACTGCAAAACAAGATTCAACCTGGAGCCTTGACGATGCCAGCCATTCAGTAATTGTTTACAAACCATCTGAAACTGAAAATGCCAGCGGTCCGCATATTTCTGACCCGCGCAGCGGCGAGATTTTAGAGACCCACATTAACTGGTACCACAACGTAATGAAACTGGTGCATGATTGGTACTTTATCCAAACCGCGGCAGTTGACCCACGTGCCCGCAAAATGACGTTTGATGATAAACTGATGGGCGATCTCATCCGTTTTGTATCATCGCACGAAGTTGGTCATACACTGGGTTTACGCCATAATTACGGTTCAAGCTCAAGCGTACCTGTTGAAAAACTGCGTGATAAAGCTTATGTTGAAGCAAATGGCCACACACCATCGATTATGGACTATGCCCGCTTTAACTACGTAGCTCAGCCAGAGGACAACATTACATCGAAAGGTTTATACCCACGTATTGGCGATTACGACAAATGGGCCATTGAGTGGGGTTACAAATACCTGGGCGATAAAGGCCCTGATGCCGAAAAAAGTGAGCTGAACAAAATGATCATCGAAAGCGCCAAAAACCGTCGCCTTTGGTTTGGTACCGAAACCAACCCTGATGATCCACACTCACAAAACGAGGATCTGAGCGACAACGCCATGGTTGCCAGCACTTACGGCATTAAAAACCTGCAACGTATTGTTGTTAAATTACCCGAGTGGACCAAAGAAACCGGCGAAGGTTACGATGATCTGGAAAACATGTACAACCAGTTAACCACCCAATTTGGCCGTTACATGGGCCATGTGGCTAAAAACATTGGCGGCATTTACGAAAACCCAAAATCAACCGATCAGGCCGGTGCTATTTATGAATACACCCCTGCCGCCACCCAACGCGAGGCTATGGCGTTTTTAGATAAGCAATTGTTTACCACCCCTACCTGGATGCTTAACCAACAGGTATTAAGTAATATTGGTACTAATCCGCTGCAAGTAGTATATACCCGCCAGGATGCGGTATTAAACCGTTTAATTACCCCACGTACATTTAATAAACTGGTAGCATTTGAAGCAGTAGATGGCGCTAAAGCTTACAAGGTAACCGACTTTATGGGCGATATGCAAAATATCATCTTCCGTGAGGTTAAAAGCAACCAGGCTATTGACGTATACCGCCGTAACCTGCAAAAGCTTTATGTTGACAAGCTGATTAACATTGTTAAGCCAGCACCGGCACCTGCTGCTGCACAAGCTGTATTTACAGGCCGTGGTGCACCAGCACGTGAGTTAGAGCAAACCGATGCAGTGTCGGTAGCTAAAGCACAACTGCGATCTATTAATAGCTTAATAAAATCGGCTAACAATTCCGATTCGATGAGTGCTTACCACTTACAGGATTTGTCGGAGCGTATTACCGAAGCGTTGAATCCTAAAAACTAA
- a CDS encoding DUF4932 domain-containing protein, which produces MKTNFTFAAIILFAAAFFTSCQTQNVASRFTSKYAKANAGKVYAQSSETVELGYAMLALTDFAQNDTNIVDHTSAYYAEVMNKFSALKNSKGVQQLNAQLSRNPSLAKSYVEGLYAFQMNNGRFGLKSDYRIDLNKIDFKRYGALLENFYKEAAFHSFYMQHEGMYNEMVAKANNEFTLTAAQKAVNAQGFHIIVSPLAKGTTTMAIKGHAYTEGVIFAGIKVENNNDKPNYNAVLATKNRMAAE; this is translated from the coding sequence ATGAAAACTAACTTTACCTTCGCCGCCATCATCCTTTTCGCTGCTGCTTTCTTTACCAGCTGCCAAACTCAAAATGTTGCTTCCCGCTTTACTTCTAAATACGCTAAAGCAAACGCAGGTAAAGTATACGCCCAGTCATCAGAAACCGTAGAGTTAGGTTATGCCATGTTAGCCTTAACCGATTTTGCTCAAAACGATACCAATATTGTTGATCATACCTCAGCTTACTATGCTGAGGTAATGAATAAGTTTTCTGCTTTAAAAAACTCAAAAGGTGTTCAGCAGTTAAATGCCCAGTTAAGCCGCAACCCATCTTTAGCTAAAAGCTATGTGGAAGGTTTATATGCTTTCCAGATGAATAACGGCCGTTTCGGTTTAAAGTCTGATTACCGCATAGACTTAAACAAAATTGACTTTAAACGTTACGGTGCTTTGTTAGAGAATTTCTACAAAGAAGCTGCTTTCCACAGCTTTTACATGCAGCACGAAGGTATGTACAATGAAATGGTTGCTAAAGCTAATAACGAATTTACTTTAACCGCTGCTCAAAAAGCTGTTAATGCCCAAGGTTTTCACATCATTGTATCTCCTTTAGCTAAAGGCACTACTACTATGGCTATCAAAGGCCATGCTTATACCGAAGGTGTGATCTTTGCAGGTATCAAAGTTGAAAACAACAATGATAAACCAAATTATAACGCTGTATTAGCCACTAAAAACCGTATGGCTGCTGAGTAA
- a CDS encoding basic secretory protein-like protein has protein sequence MKNVTRILSVAGVSLLGFNHANAQEPNKYERKGYTLTYTSNDPTLDPGIERRLVETFFNVYPKLAKEYNKAASKTVAFVVDTAYKGVAATGDGRIVYNPDWFKKHPEDIDVVTHEGMHVVQDYKHSVGPGWLTEGIADYARNQFGVNNAAAKWALPDFKPTQNYTNSYRVTARFLVWLEKKQKKGIVKELDKQLRDHTYTADTWKKQTGKTLDELWKLYSESPAI, from the coding sequence ATGAAAAACGTGACCCGAATTTTATCAGTAGCTGGTGTTTCGCTACTCGGTTTTAATCATGCAAATGCGCAGGAGCCTAACAAATACGAGCGTAAAGGCTATACACTCACTTACACCAGTAACGACCCCACCCTTGACCCTGGTATTGAAAGACGCTTGGTAGAAACCTTTTTTAACGTTTACCCCAAATTAGCCAAAGAGTATAATAAAGCTGCTTCGAAAACTGTTGCTTTTGTAGTGGATACGGCTTACAAAGGCGTTGCTGCCACTGGCGATGGCCGTATTGTTTATAACCCCGATTGGTTTAAAAAACACCCCGAAGATATTGACGTAGTAACCCACGAGGGTATGCATGTAGTGCAGGATTATAAGCACAGTGTTGGTCCCGGATGGCTTACCGAAGGCATTGCCGATTATGCCCGTAACCAGTTTGGTGTAAATAATGCCGCCGCTAAATGGGCTTTGCCCGATTTTAAACCTACACAAAACTATACCAATAGCTACCGCGTAACAGCTCGTTTTTTAGTATGGCTTGAAAAGAAGCAAAAGAAAGGTATTGTTAAAGAATTAGATAAGCAGCTGCGCGACCATACCTACACCGCCGACACCTGGAAAAAGCAAACCGGCAAAACGCTGGATGAGTTGTGGAAGCTGTATAGTGAGAGCCCGGCGATTTAA
- a CDS encoding M20 family metallo-hydrolase encodes MINTETLYNDAVQLLKQLISTQSFSREEDKTADIIEAFYKERNISNQRKLNNVWAYNKHFYPAKPTILLNSHHDTVKPNSGYTRNPLEPTVEGGKLYGLGSNDAGGCLVSLMAVFLYFYERTDLKYNFCIATTAEEEVSGTNGLELVIPDLGPLDFAIVGEPTLMQLAIAERGLMVLDCTTHGKAGHAAREEGENAIYKALADIEWFRNYRFTEESELFGPIKMSVTIINAGSQHNVVPATCTFTVDVRVTDAYRNEEVLNIIRQQVSCDVVPRSIRLKPSSIDKNHPIVQAGIALGRTTYGSPTTSDQALLDIPSLKMGPGDSARSHTADEFIYLNEIKEGIELYIKLLEAIV; translated from the coding sequence ATGATCAATACCGAAACATTATATAATGATGCTGTTCAACTGCTAAAACAACTGATTTCTACACAGTCGTTTAGCCGCGAGGAAGATAAAACCGCCGATATAATTGAGGCCTTTTATAAAGAGCGCAACATCAGCAACCAACGTAAGCTCAATAACGTATGGGCTTACAATAAACATTTCTACCCGGCCAAGCCTACCATCCTGCTCAATTCGCATCACGATACGGTAAAACCCAACTCGGGGTACACCCGTAACCCGCTCGAACCAACTGTTGAGGGTGGTAAACTATACGGGCTGGGCAGTAACGATGCCGGCGGATGTTTGGTATCGCTCATGGCAGTGTTCCTGTATTTTTATGAGCGTACCGATCTTAAATATAACTTTTGCATTGCCACCACAGCCGAAGAAGAAGTATCGGGCACTAATGGTTTAGAGCTGGTTATCCCCGATTTAGGTCCACTGGATTTTGCCATTGTGGGCGAGCCTACGCTTATGCAGTTAGCCATAGCCGAACGCGGCCTGATGGTGTTGGACTGTACCACCCACGGCAAAGCAGGCCACGCCGCCCGCGAAGAAGGTGAGAATGCCATTTATAAAGCCCTGGCCGATATTGAATGGTTCCGCAACTACCGTTTTACAGAGGAATCGGAATTATTCGGGCCTATCAAAATGTCGGTTACTATCATTAATGCAGGTTCGCAGCACAACGTAGTGCCTGCTACCTGTACCTTTACGGTTGATGTGCGGGTAACTGATGCTTACCGTAACGAGGAAGTGCTCAACATTATCCGCCAGCAGGTAAGCTGCGACGTGGTACCACGTTCTATCAGGCTTAAACCTTCATCCATCGATAAAAACCATCCTATTGTGCAAGCCGGTATTGCTTTAGGTAGAACTACTTACGGCTCGCCCACCACGTCTGACCAGGCTTTGCTCGATATACCTTCGCTCAAAATGGGTCCGGGTGATTCGGCACGTTCGCATACGGCCGATGAGTTTATTTATCTTAACGAAATTAAAGAAGGCATCGAGCTTTACATCAAACTACTCGAAGCTATAGTTTAA
- a CDS encoding DUF72 domain-containing protein: protein MEFGKVPAPELSVIDYALPPDMPVTSASLQKTAHTSQFKVHVGCASWAQKVWKGNLYPPKTKDADFLQEYVKHFNMIELNTTHYRMYDAEAIRKWKEKASGNPDFKFCPKFNQLISHIKRLKGADELTTDFLESMLAFEDKLGPLFLQLNDNFTPKDFPVLKAYLESLPRDLEISLELRHRDWFGVPQNRDVIFELMHKLGIGAIITDTAGRRDVVHMGLPTSSLFLRFVGNALHPTDYVRIESWIERIKEWRKKGLQSVYLGMHQSDELASPVLCDYFIERINKELDLNVPRPFLTPPTQNTLF, encoded by the coding sequence ATGGAATTTGGCAAAGTACCCGCGCCCGAGCTTAGTGTTATTGATTATGCTTTACCACCTGATATGCCTGTCACATCGGCTTCGCTGCAAAAAACAGCTCATACCAGTCAATTTAAAGTACATGTAGGCTGCGCCAGCTGGGCACAAAAGGTTTGGAAAGGCAACCTGTATCCGCCCAAAACTAAGGATGCCGACTTTTTGCAGGAGTACGTTAAGCACTTTAATATGATAGAGCTTAATACCACGCATTACCGCATGTACGATGCTGAAGCCATACGCAAGTGGAAAGAAAAAGCATCCGGCAATCCCGATTTCAAATTTTGCCCTAAGTTTAACCAACTCATCAGCCACATTAAACGCCTCAAGGGTGCCGATGAACTGACCACCGACTTTTTAGAAAGCATGCTGGCTTTTGAAGATAAGCTGGGTCCTCTGTTTTTGCAGCTGAACGATAATTTCACGCCCAAAGACTTTCCCGTCCTAAAAGCCTACCTTGAAAGTTTGCCGCGCGATTTAGAAATTTCCCTGGAGCTGCGTCACCGCGATTGGTTTGGTGTACCGCAAAACCGGGATGTTATTTTTGAGCTGATGCATAAACTGGGTATAGGCGCTATTATAACCGATACAGCCGGCCGCCGTGATGTAGTGCATATGGGCTTACCCACTTCCAGCCTGTTTTTACGATTTGTGGGTAACGCCCTCCACCCTACCGACTATGTGCGCATTGAAAGCTGGATCGAGCGCATTAAAGAATGGCGCAAAAAAGGATTACAGTCGGTATATTTAGGCATGCACCAGTCCGACGAGTTAGCCTCGCCGGTACTGTGCGATTACTTTATTGAGCGCATTAATAAGGAACTGGATTTGAACGTACCACGCCCCTTTTTAACGCCCCCAACACAAAACACCTTGTTTTAA
- a CDS encoding YitT family protein: MKVTKEKIAIDWLLIVLGILSAALGLKGFLLSSHFIDGGVTGISMLIGNITNTSIAIYIVLLNIPFLILGYKRLGNMFAIKSLFGIVGLALCVAFLHFPDITPDKLLTAVFGGFFIGVGIGFAMRGGAVLDGTEIAALLLSKKAQLLKISDIVLILNIVIFATAAYFLGIESAMYSILTYIAASKMIDLILNGIEQYTGITVISAKSEVMRKVITMQLGRGVTIYQGKSGYGKDGHINDPRDIIFTVVTRLEVPALKERILKIDPAAFIIQHSIDDTTGGLMKRKALH; the protein is encoded by the coding sequence ATGAAAGTTACTAAAGAGAAGATCGCTATTGACTGGTTATTAATTGTTTTAGGAATACTTTCGGCAGCATTAGGCCTCAAAGGCTTTTTGCTATCGAGCCATTTCATTGATGGAGGGGTAACCGGTATATCCATGCTCATTGGTAACATCACAAATACCTCAATTGCCATCTATATCGTTTTACTTAATATCCCTTTTTTAATACTGGGCTACAAACGCTTGGGCAACATGTTTGCTATAAAAAGTTTGTTTGGTATAGTTGGATTGGCGTTGTGTGTAGCATTTCTACACTTTCCGGATATTACCCCCGACAAATTACTTACCGCTGTATTTGGCGGATTTTTTATTGGTGTAGGTATTGGCTTTGCCATGCGTGGCGGTGCAGTGTTAGACGGTACCGAAATTGCGGCGCTGTTACTAAGCAAGAAAGCACAATTACTTAAAATAAGCGATATCGTACTTATCCTAAATATCGTGATTTTTGCTACGGCTGCTTATTTTTTAGGTATTGAATCGGCCATGTATTCCATTCTTACATACATTGCTGCTTCTAAAATGATCGACCTCATTCTTAACGGTATTGAGCAATATACAGGTATCACGGTAATATCGGCTAAAAGTGAAGTTATGCGCAAGGTAATAACCATGCAGCTGGGCCGTGGTGTTACTATTTACCAAGGCAAAAGCGGCTATGGTAAAGACGGCCATATTAACGATCCCCGTGATATTATTTTCACCGTAGTAACCCGCCTCGAGGTTCCGGCGCTAAAAGAGCGTATTTTGAAGATCGACCCTGCTGCGTTTATTATTCAGCATAGTATTGATGATACTACCGGTGGCTTAATGAAGCGTAAAGCTTTGCATTAA
- a CDS encoding response regulator, with protein sequence MDAKQKTILIADDDRAIVDSITAILDHSGYEVLKVLDGTSVMQAVKAQPDLILLDIQMPGHDGQTVCKQLKRQASTKDIPIIMVSASMDVQRKATEAGADDYLAKPFDMHTLQQKVFNLLNRQF encoded by the coding sequence ATGGACGCCAAACAGAAGACGATTTTGATTGCCGACGATGATAGGGCTATTGTTGATTCTATAACAGCAATACTCGACCATTCGGGCTACGAAGTTTTGAAAGTACTCGACGGGACATCGGTAATGCAAGCGGTAAAAGCACAACCAGACCTTATTTTGCTTGATATACAAATGCCCGGGCACGACGGGCAAACCGTTTGCAAACAATTAAAACGCCAGGCTTCTACCAAAGATATTCCCATCATCATGGTATCGGCCAGTATGGATGTGCAACGTAAAGCCACCGAAGCCGGAGCCGACGATTACCTTGCCAAGCCCTTTGATATGCACACCTTACAACAAAAGGTGTTTAATTTACTGAACAGGCAGTTTTAA